In the Variovorax sp. S12S4 genome, one interval contains:
- a CDS encoding amino acid ABC transporter permease, which translates to MRNVAQGPIAWRSELWGSPLRALATVLLLALLAWGGFHAVEWGVLNAVFRPDAEACRAVQHGACWGVVAEKWRPMLFGRFPYEKQWRPAIAVVVLSAVTVLSAWPRSWRWWLAPLWIVALLLFVLLMRGGVAGLVHVPTSRWGGLPLTIGLAVVGLALAFPLALLLALGRRSGWPVVRTLSASYIELVRGVPLISVLFMASFLLPLLWPAGWQPDVLVRVLAGLTLFVAAYLAEIIRGGLQAVPRGQTEVAMALGFGRWPVQRDIVLPQALRLVVPALTNSVVGTLKDTSLVTVVGLFELTGALGLALGGDPTWRPFYLEGYLFIAAVYWVLCFGLSRYSVWLERRLGEGSR; encoded by the coding sequence ATGAGAAACGTCGCCCAAGGCCCCATTGCCTGGCGAAGCGAGCTCTGGGGTTCGCCGCTGCGCGCGTTGGCCACGGTGCTGCTGCTCGCGCTGCTTGCGTGGGGCGGCTTCCATGCCGTCGAATGGGGCGTGCTGAACGCGGTGTTCCGGCCCGACGCCGAAGCCTGCCGGGCGGTACAGCACGGCGCCTGCTGGGGTGTGGTGGCCGAGAAGTGGCGGCCGATGCTGTTCGGCCGCTTTCCCTATGAAAAGCAGTGGCGTCCTGCCATTGCCGTGGTCGTGTTGTCGGCCGTCACGGTGCTCAGCGCCTGGCCGCGCAGCTGGCGATGGTGGCTGGCGCCGCTCTGGATCGTGGCGCTGCTGCTCTTCGTGCTGCTGATGCGCGGTGGCGTGGCCGGCCTGGTCCATGTGCCGACCAGCCGCTGGGGCGGCTTGCCGCTCACGATCGGCCTTGCGGTGGTGGGCCTGGCGCTGGCCTTTCCGCTGGCACTGTTGCTTGCCCTGGGGCGACGCTCGGGCTGGCCCGTGGTTCGCACGCTGAGCGCGAGCTACATCGAGCTGGTGCGTGGCGTGCCGCTGATCTCGGTGCTGTTCATGGCCTCTTTCCTTCTGCCGCTGCTGTGGCCCGCCGGGTGGCAGCCCGATGTGCTGGTGCGCGTGCTGGCCGGCCTGACGCTTTTCGTCGCGGCCTATCTGGCCGAAATCATTCGCGGCGGCCTGCAGGCCGTGCCGCGCGGGCAGACCGAAGTCGCCATGGCGCTCGGCTTCGGGCGCTGGCCGGTGCAGCGCGACATTGTGCTGCCGCAAGCGCTGCGGCTCGTGGTGCCCGCACTGACCAACAGCGTGGTCGGCACGCTCAAAGACACGTCTCTGGTCACCGTGGTCGGCCTGTTCGAACTGACCGGCGCATTGGGCCTCGCCCTCGGCGGCGACCCGACCTGGCGGCCGTTCTACCTCGAGGGCTACCTCTTCATTGCGGCGGTGTACTGGGTGCTTTGCTTCGGCCTCTCGCGCTACAGCGTGTGGCTGGAGCGGCGGCTGGGAGAGGGCTCGCGCTGA
- a CDS encoding [protein-PII] uridylyltransferase has translation MIEPAKIDVATLREAYRAKKLALFETLRFARAPTRSVHTVLRQLSALADQTLCALWREADFGDSLTLAAVGGFGRGELFPYSDVDVLLLLPPEGHASEIDPARIEAFIGHCWDAGLEIGSSVRTVEECLAEAEKDVTVQTSLLEARLIAGNKKLFVAFRRRFTRAIDPQAFFVAKSQEMRHRHQKFDNTPYALEPNCKESPGGLRDLQTILWMTKAAGYGSRWDDLAKNGLATPFEAQQIKRNEALLSLIRARLHVIANRREDRLVFDLQTAVAASFGYESESQRKSSEALMRRYYWAAKAVTQLNQILLLNISERLQPSDEQHTPINERFYERAGLIEIASDDLYEREPRAILETFLLYQKTIGVKGLSARTLRALYNARHVMDSKFRNDPANHETFMRILLQPYGITHAFRLMNQTSVLGRYLRVFRSIVGQMQHDLFHVYTVDQHILMVLRNVRRFFIAEHAHEYPFCSQLAAGWDKPWILYVAALFHDIAKGRGGDHSTLGARDVQRFCKQHGIAREDAKLIEFLVAEHLVMSQVAQKQDLSDPEVIGAFAKRVGNERYLTALYLLTIADIRGTSPRVWNAWKGKLLEDLYRYTLRALGGRMPDPDAEVESRKREALVQLALHAQRFEAHKALWDTLDVGYFMRHEASEIAWHAKQLSRFVPPPNVPVDPKAPPIVRARLSPVGEGLQVVVYTPDQPDLFARICGYFDQSSFSILDAKVHTTSNGYGLDTFQVVTTFVPDHYRDLISMVELGLAQTLTEAGPLPPPSVGRVSRRVRSFPIKPRISLLPDDKAQRWLLNISASDRAGLLYSVARVLARHHLNLQLAKVTTLGERVEDTFLISGPELQGQKTQLAIETELMEALAS, from the coding sequence GTGATCGAACCAGCCAAGATCGACGTGGCAACGCTGCGCGAAGCCTATCGCGCAAAGAAGCTCGCACTCTTCGAAACCTTGCGTTTTGCACGCGCGCCCACGCGCAGCGTGCACACGGTGCTGCGGCAGTTGTCCGCGCTGGCCGACCAGACCTTGTGCGCGCTTTGGCGGGAGGCCGATTTCGGCGATTCGCTCACCCTGGCGGCCGTGGGCGGCTTCGGCCGCGGCGAGCTGTTTCCGTATTCCGACGTCGACGTGCTCCTGCTGCTGCCGCCCGAGGGCCACGCCAGCGAAATCGATCCGGCACGCATCGAAGCCTTCATCGGGCATTGCTGGGACGCGGGGCTTGAAATCGGCTCGAGCGTGCGCACGGTCGAAGAGTGCCTGGCCGAGGCCGAGAAAGACGTCACCGTGCAGACCTCGCTGCTCGAGGCACGGCTGATTGCGGGCAACAAGAAGCTCTTTGTCGCCTTTCGCCGCCGCTTTACCCGCGCCATCGATCCGCAGGCCTTCTTCGTCGCCAAGTCGCAGGAAATGCGGCACCGCCACCAGAAGTTCGACAACACGCCTTACGCGCTCGAACCCAACTGCAAGGAATCGCCGGGCGGCCTGCGCGACCTGCAAACCATTCTCTGGATGACCAAGGCCGCCGGCTACGGCAGCCGCTGGGACGACCTGGCAAAGAACGGCCTGGCCACGCCGTTCGAGGCGCAGCAGATCAAGCGCAACGAAGCGTTGCTTTCGCTGATTCGCGCGCGGCTGCACGTGATTGCCAATCGACGCGAAGACCGGCTGGTGTTCGACCTGCAGACGGCCGTGGCCGCGAGCTTCGGCTACGAGAGCGAATCGCAGCGCAAGTCGAGCGAAGCGCTGATGCGGCGCTACTACTGGGCGGCCAAGGCGGTCACGCAGCTCAACCAGATCTTGCTGCTCAACATTTCGGAGCGGCTGCAGCCCAGCGACGAACAGCACACGCCGATCAACGAGCGCTTCTACGAACGCGCCGGCCTTATCGAAATTGCGAGCGACGACCTTTACGAGCGCGAGCCGCGCGCCATTCTCGAAACCTTCCTGCTCTACCAGAAGACCATCGGCGTGAAGGGCCTGTCGGCACGCACGCTGCGCGCGCTCTACAACGCGCGCCATGTCATGGACAGCAAGTTCCGGAACGACCCGGCGAATCACGAGACCTTCATGCGCATCCTGCTGCAGCCGTACGGCATCACGCATGCGTTCAGGCTCATGAACCAGACCTCGGTGCTGGGGCGGTACCTGCGGGTGTTCCGCAGCATCGTGGGGCAGATGCAGCACGACCTTTTCCACGTGTACACGGTGGACCAGCACATCCTGATGGTGCTGCGCAACGTGCGGCGCTTCTTCATTGCCGAGCACGCGCACGAATATCCGTTCTGCTCGCAGCTTGCGGCCGGCTGGGACAAGCCGTGGATTCTTTACGTGGCCGCACTGTTCCACGACATTGCCAAGGGCCGCGGCGGCGACCACTCGACGCTCGGCGCGCGCGACGTGCAACGCTTCTGCAAGCAGCATGGCATTGCGCGCGAAGACGCCAAGCTCATCGAATTCCTCGTGGCCGAACACCTGGTGATGAGCCAGGTGGCGCAAAAGCAGGACCTGAGCGACCCGGAAGTGATTGGCGCGTTTGCCAAGCGCGTGGGCAACGAGCGCTATCTCACGGCGCTCTACCTGCTCACCATTGCCGATATCCGCGGCACATCGCCACGCGTGTGGAATGCCTGGAAGGGCAAGCTGCTCGAAGACCTTTACCGCTACACCCTGCGCGCCCTCGGTGGCCGCATGCCCGACCCGGATGCCGAGGTGGAATCACGCAAGCGCGAGGCGCTGGTGCAGCTTGCACTGCATGCGCAGCGCTTCGAAGCACACAAGGCGCTGTGGGACACGCTCGACGTCGGCTACTTCATGCGCCACGAGGCCAGTGAGATCGCCTGGCACGCCAAGCAGCTTTCGCGCTTTGTGCCGCCGCCCAATGTGCCGGTGGACCCCAAGGCACCGCCCATCGTGCGGGCGCGCCTTTCGCCCGTCGGCGAAGGACTGCAGGTGGTGGTGTACACGCCCGACCAGCCCGATCTCTTCGCGCGCATCTGCGGCTATTTCGACCAGTCGTCGTTCAGCATTCTTGACGCGAAAGTACACACCACCAGCAACGGCTACGGCCTCGACACCTTCCAGGTTGTAACTACTTTCGTGCCCGACCACTACCGCGATCTCATCAGCATGGTCGAACTGGGCCTTGCTCAAACGCTCACAGAGGCCGGCCCCCTGCCCCCGCCCAGCGTGGGCCGGGTGTCGCGCCGGGTGCGCAGCTTTCCCATCAAGCCGCGCATCAGCCTGCTGCCCGACGACAAGGCGCAGCGCTGGCTGCTCAACATCTCGGCCAGCGACCGCGCGGGGCTGCTGTATTCGGTGGCGCGCGTGCTCGCGCGACACCACCTGAACCTGCAGCTCGCCAAGGTCACAACGCTTGGCGAACGAGTGGAAGACACGTTCCTTATCAGCGGCCCCGAGCTGCAGGGACAGAAGACGCAACTGGCCATCGAGACGGAGCTGATGGAGGCGCTGGCCTCCTGA
- a CDS encoding DUF2848 domain-containing protein: protein MKLSFELPEGSAPQTLDFEARHLVVAGWTGRDTAAIEHHIEELAELGVPAPSAVPLFYRVATQQLSQADAVQVVGADTSGEVEPLLFLHRGEFFVSIGSDHTDRALEAHSVALSKQICAKPVARSAWRLADVQDRWDTLVLRSWIEEGGEWRLYQEGTLAALRPPADLLARCAAADGEPSDGFAMTCGTVGAIGGIRPAARFRMELADEHTGRRIAHEYRAVSLPVVA from the coding sequence ATGAAACTGTCTTTCGAACTTCCCGAAGGAAGCGCCCCGCAAACGCTCGACTTCGAAGCGCGGCACCTTGTCGTCGCCGGCTGGACCGGGCGCGACACCGCCGCCATCGAGCATCACATCGAGGAACTTGCGGAACTCGGCGTGCCGGCACCCAGCGCCGTGCCGCTGTTCTACCGGGTGGCCACCCAGCAGCTGAGCCAGGCCGACGCGGTGCAAGTGGTGGGAGCCGACACCTCGGGCGAGGTCGAGCCGCTGCTGTTCCTGCACCGGGGCGAGTTCTTCGTTTCCATCGGCTCGGACCACACCGACCGCGCGCTGGAAGCGCACAGTGTGGCGCTCTCCAAGCAGATCTGCGCCAAGCCGGTGGCTCGCAGTGCTTGGCGGCTGGCGGACGTGCAGGACCGCTGGGACACGCTGGTGCTGCGTTCGTGGATCGAGGAGGGCGGTGAATGGCGCCTGTACCAAGAAGGCACGCTGGCCGCGCTGCGCCCGCCAGCCGATCTGCTGGCGCGCTGCGCAGCGGCCGATGGCGAGCCGTCGGACGGTTTCGCAATGACCTGCGGCACCGTCGGTGCCATCGGCGGCATTCGACCGGCCGCGCGCTTTCGCATGGAGCTGGCCGACGAGCACACAGGCCGCCGCATTGCGCACGAGTACCGGGCGGTTTCGCTGCCGGTTGTCGCCTGA
- a CDS encoding peptidylprolyl isomerase yields MKKQLLTAVAAAALLGAIPLAAVAQNAAIVNGKPVPKARMDVLAQQLAAAGRPVTPEMQGQLREEVVAREVFMQEAQKQGLDATDDYKNQLELARQAILIRALFENYRKTNAVSEADVKAEYDKFVAANGGKEFKARHILVETEDQAKKIMADLKKGAKFEDIAKKQSKDPGSGANGGDLDWANPSSFVPEFSEAMIKLKKGETTATPVKTQFGYHIIRVDDIRQAQLPKMEEVQPQITQQLQQQRLQKYQEELRAKAKIE; encoded by the coding sequence ATGAAAAAACAACTCTTGACGGCCGTTGCGGCCGCAGCGCTGCTCGGTGCGATTCCCCTGGCGGCAGTGGCGCAGAACGCAGCCATCGTCAACGGCAAGCCCGTGCCCAAGGCGCGCATGGACGTGCTGGCGCAGCAACTGGCGGCAGCCGGCCGGCCGGTCACGCCGGAAATGCAGGGCCAGCTGCGCGAGGAAGTCGTTGCGCGCGAAGTGTTCATGCAGGAAGCGCAAAAGCAGGGTCTCGACGCCACCGACGACTACAAGAACCAGCTCGAGCTCGCCCGCCAGGCCATCCTGATCCGTGCGCTGTTCGAGAACTACCGCAAGACCAACGCCGTGTCGGAAGCCGACGTCAAGGCCGAGTACGACAAGTTCGTGGCGGCTAATGGCGGCAAGGAATTCAAGGCCCGCCACATCCTGGTCGAGACCGAAGACCAGGCCAAGAAGATCATGGCCGACCTGAAGAAGGGCGCCAAGTTCGAAGACATCGCCAAGAAGCAGAGCAAGGACCCGGGTTCGGGCGCCAACGGCGGCGACCTCGACTGGGCCAACCCGTCCAGCTTCGTGCCCGAATTCTCGGAAGCGATGATCAAGCTCAAGAAGGGCGAGACCACGGCCACGCCCGTCAAGACGCAGTTCGGCTATCACATCATCCGCGTGGACGACATCCGCCAGGCACAACTGCCGAAGATGGAAGAAGTGCAGCCGCAGATCACGCAGCAGTTGCAGCAGCAACGCCTGCAGAAGTACCAGGAAGAGCTGCGCGCGAAGGCCAAGATCGAGTAA
- the map gene encoding type I methionyl aminopeptidase: MSITYKDAAGIAAMRVACRLASEVLDYLTPFIKPGITTNEIDRLAAEYMVKQGTTSATVGYMGASSVPFPKSLCTSVNHVVCHGIPNDKPLKKGDIMNVDVTVVKDGWFGDNSRMYIIGDASIAAKRLCSITFEAMWHGILQVRPGAHLGDIGYAIQKFAEGHGFSVVREFCGHGVGQRFHEEPQVLHYGRPGTLEELKPGMIFTIEPMINAGKREVKEDFKGGQYDGWTIVTRDHSLSAQWEHTVLVTETGYEVLTLSEGSPPLPSFVTSTKT; this comes from the coding sequence ATGAGCATTACCTACAAAGACGCAGCGGGCATCGCAGCCATGCGCGTCGCCTGCCGCCTGGCCTCCGAGGTGCTGGACTACCTCACGCCGTTCATCAAGCCGGGCATCACCACGAACGAAATCGACCGGCTCGCCGCCGAATACATGGTCAAGCAGGGCACCACCTCGGCCACGGTGGGCTACATGGGCGCCAGCAGCGTGCCCTTTCCGAAGTCTCTCTGCACCTCGGTCAACCACGTGGTTTGCCACGGCATCCCGAATGACAAGCCCTTGAAGAAGGGCGACATCATGAACGTCGACGTCACGGTGGTGAAGGACGGCTGGTTTGGCGACAACAGCCGCATGTACATCATCGGCGACGCCTCCATTGCGGCCAAGCGGCTGTGCAGCATCACCTTCGAAGCCATGTGGCACGGCATTCTGCAAGTGCGCCCGGGCGCCCACCTGGGCGACATCGGCTACGCCATCCAGAAATTTGCCGAAGGCCACGGTTTTTCGGTCGTGCGCGAGTTCTGCGGCCACGGTGTGGGCCAGCGCTTCCACGAAGAACCGCAGGTGCTGCACTACGGCCGCCCGGGCACGCTCGAAGAACTCAAGCCCGGCATGATCTTCACCATCGAACCGATGATCAATGCCGGCAAGCGCGAGGTGAAGGAAGACTTCAAGGGCGGCCAATACGACGGCTGGACCATCGTCACGCGCGACCATTCGCTCTCGGCGCAATGGGAACACACGGTGCTGGTCACCGAAACGGGCTACGAGGTGCTCACGCTGTCCGAAGGCAGCCCGCCCCTGCCCTCCTTCGTCACCTCAACGAAAACGTGA
- a CDS encoding Bug family tripartite tricarboxylate transporter substrate binding protein: MNKRFRFPFGSFVSFACLAAGLAGIVPAAHAQDAYPSKPIRMVVPFPPGGSIDMTARLVGQKLSTALGQPVLVDNRPGASGNIGMDYVAKAPKDGYTLLMVHTGLASNAHMFAKLAYDPIKDLAPVIRVADQPNVLIMNPKWSFKNVSELVAYAKANPGKLSVGTSGVGGPQDVAARRFMRMTGTDLLNVAYKGGAPALSDLIGGQIDLMFETSPTAVPYAKSGKLKALAVTGDKRVPTLPEVPTVAESGVPGYRFMGWVGLVAPAGTPAPIIAKLNEQVQALLKNADTQKQLADLSLEVIGGSAPDFTGFVRKESDDYARFVKDFDITPQ; the protein is encoded by the coding sequence ATGAACAAGCGTTTTCGTTTCCCGTTCGGCTCATTCGTCTCGTTCGCGTGCCTTGCCGCCGGCTTGGCGGGCATCGTGCCTGCGGCCCATGCGCAGGACGCTTATCCGTCCAAGCCGATCCGCATGGTGGTGCCGTTCCCGCCGGGCGGCAGCATCGACATGACGGCGCGCCTGGTTGGCCAGAAGCTCTCGACGGCCCTGGGCCAGCCCGTGCTGGTGGACAACCGTCCCGGTGCCAGCGGCAACATCGGCATGGACTACGTCGCCAAGGCGCCCAAGGACGGCTACACCTTGTTGATGGTGCACACCGGCCTGGCTTCCAACGCGCACATGTTCGCCAAGCTGGCCTACGACCCGATCAAGGACCTGGCGCCCGTGATCCGCGTGGCCGACCAGCCCAACGTGCTCATCATGAATCCCAAGTGGTCGTTCAAGAATGTCAGCGAGCTGGTGGCCTACGCCAAGGCCAACCCCGGCAAGCTCAGCGTCGGCACCTCGGGCGTGGGCGGCCCGCAGGACGTGGCCGCGCGCCGCTTCATGCGCATGACCGGCACCGATCTGCTCAACGTCGCCTACAAGGGCGGGGCGCCCGCGCTGTCCGACCTGATCGGCGGCCAGATCGACCTGATGTTCGAAACCTCGCCCACCGCGGTGCCCTATGCCAAGAGCGGCAAGCTGAAGGCGCTGGCGGTCACGGGCGACAAGCGCGTTCCAACCTTGCCCGAGGTGCCGACGGTGGCCGAGTCCGGCGTGCCGGGCTACAGGTTCATGGGCTGGGTCGGCCTGGTGGCACCGGCCGGAACCCCGGCACCGATCATCGCCAAGCTAAACGAGCAAGTGCAGGCGCTGCTCAAGAATGCCGACACGCAGAAGCAGCTCGCCGATCTCAGCCTCGAAGTCATCGGTGGCTCAGCGCCAGACTTCACGGGCTTCGTGCGCAAGGAGTCGGACGACTACGCCCGGTTCGTGAAAGACTTCGACATCACGCCGCAATAA
- the pgm gene encoding phosphoglucomutase (alpha-D-glucose-1,6-bisphosphate-dependent) — MSQKTNPLAGQPAPLDLLVNVPRLISAYYTGRPDPSVPAQRVAFGTSGHRGSSFDDAFNEWHVLAISQAIADYRKQNGIDGPLFLGIDTHALSTPAFNSAVEVLAANGVELMLSKDDEYTPTPAVSHAILVYNRGRTTGLADGIVITPSHNPPESGGFKYNPPNGGPAGTDITSAVEAAANGYLAAGLQGVKRLPLAQALRASTTHRHDYLNTYVEDLAQVLDMDAIRGVPIDLGVDPLGGAGVRYWPAIAARYKLDRLNVLSQEVDPTFRFMSLDWDGRIRMDPSSPDAMHQLIGLKDRFGIAFACDTDHDRHGVVTRSAGLLPPNNYLAVMVDYLFTHRPQWAAHAAVGKTVVSSQMIDRVAANLGRKLYEVPVGFKWFVDGLVDSSLGFGGEESAGATFLRRDGSVWTTDKDGIAPALLSAEIAARTGRDPGERFAELAKALGKPVSNRVDAAATVEQKKKLSSLSPQQVLSTELAGEKIQNVLSHAPGNGAAIGGVKVVTENGWFAARPSGTENIYKIYGESFLGAEHLGRILEEAQQLVDKALSAG; from the coding sequence ATGAGCCAAAAGACCAACCCTCTTGCGGGCCAGCCCGCGCCGCTGGACCTGCTCGTCAACGTCCCGCGCCTCATCTCGGCCTACTACACGGGCCGGCCGGATCCTTCGGTGCCCGCACAGCGCGTGGCCTTTGGAACATCGGGCCACCGCGGCTCCTCCTTCGACGACGCTTTCAATGAGTGGCATGTGCTGGCCATCAGCCAGGCGATTGCCGATTACCGCAAGCAGAATGGCATCGACGGCCCGCTGTTTTTGGGCATCGACACGCATGCGCTCTCCACGCCCGCTTTCAACAGCGCGGTCGAAGTGCTGGCCGCCAACGGCGTGGAGCTGATGCTGTCGAAGGACGACGAATACACGCCGACACCCGCCGTCTCGCACGCCATCCTCGTCTACAACCGCGGCCGCACGACCGGGCTGGCCGACGGCATCGTGATCACGCCTTCGCACAACCCGCCCGAAAGCGGCGGCTTCAAGTACAACCCGCCCAACGGCGGTCCGGCCGGCACCGACATCACCTCGGCCGTGGAGGCCGCGGCCAATGGCTATCTTGCAGCCGGCCTCCAGGGCGTGAAGCGCCTTCCGCTCGCGCAGGCCCTGCGCGCCTCGACCACGCACCGTCACGACTACCTGAACACCTATGTGGAAGACTTGGCACAGGTGCTCGACATGGACGCGATTCGCGGCGTGCCGATCGACCTGGGCGTCGATCCGCTGGGCGGCGCTGGCGTGCGCTACTGGCCCGCGATTGCTGCGCGCTACAAGCTCGACCGGCTCAACGTGCTCAGCCAGGAGGTCGACCCGACCTTCCGCTTCATGTCGCTCGACTGGGACGGCCGCATTCGCATGGACCCGTCGTCGCCCGATGCGATGCACCAGCTCATCGGCCTCAAGGACCGCTTCGGCATTGCCTTTGCGTGCGATACCGACCACGACCGGCACGGCGTCGTCACGCGCAGTGCAGGGCTGCTGCCGCCGAACAACTACCTGGCCGTGATGGTCGACTATCTCTTCACGCACCGCCCGCAATGGGCCGCACATGCGGCCGTCGGCAAGACGGTGGTCAGCAGCCAGATGATCGACCGCGTGGCCGCGAACCTGGGGCGCAAGCTGTACGAGGTGCCGGTGGGCTTCAAGTGGTTCGTCGACGGACTGGTGGATTCGTCGCTGGGGTTCGGCGGCGAAGAAAGCGCGGGCGCCACCTTCCTGCGCCGCGACGGGTCGGTGTGGACCACCGACAAGGACGGAATCGCTCCCGCCCTGCTGTCGGCGGAAATTGCCGCTCGCACAGGCCGCGACCCCGGCGAGCGCTTTGCCGAGCTGGCAAAGGCGCTCGGCAAGCCGGTGTCCAATCGCGTGGATGCCGCTGCCACCGTCGAGCAGAAGAAGAAACTCTCAAGCCTGTCGCCGCAGCAGGTGCTGTCGACGGAACTCGCAGGCGAGAAGATCCAGAACGTGTTGAGCCATGCGCCCGGCAATGGTGCGGCCATCGGCGGCGTGAAGGTGGTCACGGAAAACGGCTGGTTCGCCGCGCGGCCGTCGGGCACCGAGAACATCTACAAGATCTACGGCGAGAGCTTTCTCGGTGCCGAGCACCTTGGGCGCATCCTGGAGGAAGCGCAGCAGCTGGTGGACAAGGCGCTTTCAGCAGGCTGA
- a CDS encoding GntR family transcriptional regulator: MKAATPARKSPARRPEAAISLNETAYLRLKEALVTLAYKPGEYLNTAQVMERLGVGRTPVNQALHRLSAEGLVHIIPRKGAMASPLSINDALELIEVRLVNEVLCMRLAAAAITEAELAELQAIAEQFEAAAQRRDAMSVMNLDRLFHEKIAAAARNAMLQDILSVLHARSQRFWAISLAAEGHLAEVIEEHRTIVAALQRRDAEAAAEAARTHVLSFKASMLNSQR; encoded by the coding sequence ATGAAAGCAGCCACGCCCGCCCGCAAAAGCCCCGCCCGGCGGCCCGAAGCAGCCATCTCCCTGAACGAGACCGCCTACCTGCGCTTGAAGGAAGCCTTGGTGACCCTCGCCTACAAGCCGGGGGAGTACCTCAACACCGCCCAGGTGATGGAGCGGCTGGGCGTGGGCCGCACGCCGGTCAACCAGGCGCTGCACCGCCTTTCGGCCGAGGGCCTGGTCCACATCATTCCGCGCAAGGGCGCGATGGCCTCGCCGCTGTCGATCAACGACGCGCTGGAACTCATCGAGGTCCGGCTGGTGAACGAGGTGCTGTGCATGCGCCTGGCCGCGGCGGCCATCACGGAGGCCGAGTTGGCCGAACTGCAGGCCATCGCCGAGCAGTTCGAGGCCGCAGCACAGCGGCGCGATGCGATGTCGGTCATGAACCTCGACCGGCTCTTCCACGAAAAAATTGCGGCGGCGGCGCGCAACGCGATGCTGCAGGACATCCTGAGCGTGCTGCATGCGCGCTCGCAGCGCTTCTGGGCGATTTCACTGGCTGCTGAGGGGCACTTGGCGGAGGTGATCGAAGAGCACCGCACCATCGTCGCTGCGCTGCAGCGGCGCGATGCTGAAGCGGCGGCCGAAGCGGCAAGGACGCATGTGCTGTCGTTCAAGGCGTCGATGCTGAACAGCCAGCGCTGA
- a CDS encoding amidase — translation MPAAISLEAARAELAAGRTTSVELTASALQRIADPFGEGSRTFTRVLADRAGHLACASDSLRKAGVVRSPLEGLPVSVKDLFDVAGETTTAGSVVLRDAPPAAHDAEAVQRLLSAGAVLVGKTNMTEFAYSGLGLNPHYGTPANPWQRGERRIPGGSSSGAAVAVADGMCVASVGSDTGGSARIPAALCGITGFKPTARRMPGTGLVPLSHSLDAVGVMALDVAGCAAMDAVLSGVSELPRPQRLRQARFAVPTTLVQDGMDAHVAATFRRALQCLSAAGAQLVELAVPEFDELAAINAAGGFSAAESWAWHAELIERSGSAYDPRVISRILRGKDFTARTYLALQAQRADWQRRVAGRLGEFEGWLMPTVPLVAPRIEALEADEAQYFAANAAMLRNPSIVNFMDGCAISLPCHAAGEAPVGLSLAGLPMRDAALLAWAADIERALRATAD, via the coding sequence ATGCCTGCCGCGATCTCCCTCGAAGCTGCCCGCGCCGAACTGGCAGCCGGCCGCACCACCTCCGTCGAGCTGACTGCATCGGCGCTGCAACGCATCGCCGACCCTTTCGGCGAAGGCTCGCGCACCTTCACCCGTGTGCTCGCAGACCGCGCCGGGCACCTGGCGTGCGCCTCCGACAGCTTGCGCAAGGCCGGCGTCGTGCGCTCGCCGCTCGAAGGCCTGCCGGTGTCGGTCAAGGACTTGTTCGACGTGGCCGGCGAAACGACGACCGCCGGCTCCGTCGTGCTGCGCGATGCGCCTCCCGCCGCGCATGACGCCGAGGCCGTGCAGCGCCTGCTGTCGGCGGGTGCGGTGCTGGTCGGCAAGACCAACATGACGGAGTTCGCTTACTCCGGCCTCGGCCTCAATCCGCACTACGGAACGCCGGCCAATCCGTGGCAGCGCGGCGAACGGCGTATTCCCGGCGGTTCGTCTTCAGGCGCTGCCGTGGCTGTGGCCGACGGCATGTGCGTTGCGAGCGTCGGCAGCGACACCGGTGGCTCGGCACGCATTCCGGCGGCGCTGTGCGGCATTACCGGCTTCAAGCCGACGGCGCGACGCATGCCGGGCACCGGGCTCGTGCCGCTGTCGCACAGCCTCGACGCGGTGGGCGTGATGGCGCTCGACGTGGCCGGCTGCGCGGCAATGGATGCGGTGCTGTCCGGTGTGTCTGAGTTGCCCCGACCGCAGCGCCTGCGGCAAGCGCGCTTCGCGGTGCCGACCACCTTGGTGCAAGACGGCATGGACGCGCACGTTGCTGCAACGTTCCGGCGCGCGCTGCAATGCCTCTCGGCCGCCGGCGCACAGCTGGTCGAGCTGGCGGTGCCCGAGTTCGACGAACTCGCAGCCATCAACGCCGCGGGCGGTTTCAGCGCCGCCGAGTCATGGGCATGGCATGCCGAGCTGATCGAACGCAGCGGCAGCGCCTACGACCCGCGCGTGATCAGCCGCATCCTGCGCGGCAAGGACTTCACGGCGCGGACCTACCTCGCTCTGCAGGCGCAGCGGGCCGACTGGCAGCGCCGCGTAGCGGGGCGCCTGGGGGAATTCGAGGGCTGGCTCATGCCGACCGTGCCGCTGGTGGCGCCGCGCATCGAGGCCCTCGAAGCCGACGAGGCGCAGTACTTCGCCGCCAACGCAGCGATGCTGCGCAATCCCTCCATCGTCAACTTCATGGATGGCTGCGCCATCTCCTTGCCCTGCCATGCGGCGGGCGAAGCGCCCGTGGGCCTGAGCCTTGCAGGCTTGCCGATGCGCGATGCCGCATTGCTCGCCTGGGCCGCCGACATCGAACGCGCCCTGCGCGCCACCGCCGATTGA